caactggtatatggtgatttgatcaaatctctgaaTTGGTTTCGTGAATTGACGAATGCATGAATCTAATAATATATCCAATTTGATTTGTTAGATtcttgcctttgtcacttgTTTTGATTAAATCTCTAACTagattagtgaaatggtaaaataaaatgtcaaaataggtattaaagtttttttttaaaccagctattttaatcaaatactTGGTGGATGTAAACTGAAACGTCGTATCGTTtcgataaataagaaaaaaaatagaataagtgaagaaacaaagctaaaaatgtttcattttaaattattttcttattaaattaattttttattaagcagaaacgtctgctaacgattctaaacatttttatattaaaggaaaaaatggaaaaatttacgcttccggcgggacttgaacccgcaccatttttgcaatccgtgcaatgctcttaccaattgagctacggaagccacgccggacttcgcaaatctttccatgcctatccttttgtacacacgtcttggggtgacgtctagcgccatctaccgacagactattacatcttgtaacggcactggagtctcaagttatattgagaattcaccagtaacaatgtgctaacccatactaaataatataaaaatgtttagaatcgttagcagacgtttctgcttaataaaaaattaatttagtatgggttagcacattgttactggtgaattctcaatataacttgagactccagtgccgttacaagatgtaatagtctgtcggtagatggcgctagacgtcaccccaagacgtgtgtacaaaaggataggcatggaaagatttgcgaagtccggcgtggcttccgtagctcaattggtaagagcattgcacggattgcaaaaatggtgcgggttcaagtcccgccggaagcgtaaatttttccattttttcctttaatataaaaatattttcttattgattaaaacattttgtcttttcacttaatttgtttagcgaaatgataaaactagttgactttataagctcgtttcgtcaacttactgtcgtgattcagggattttatcaaatccctaaacaaatctagtgaaatgacaaaacgtgtcgTGTCTGTTGGCcaattttgtgatttcactaaacagagtcagagatttagtcaaatgactgacattttctagagaaatgataaaatggattcgccattttgacatcctgcgtgacttgatcatatcccttagagatttaatcaaatctctgttttggccatttccctgcgacataataatacaattttaatgcTCGATAGAATCTGGAAACGGTAACTTAGCATACttagcgcagcggcctgaaattcagaatttatcagaattaaTTTGGAGTGTTAGACCTCTAGGTCCTATCTCCAAAGTATCAATTTGTCTGTGCTCAACTGGTATATCAGCTATTAGTGAAGAATCGTTCGAGCACCATTTATGTAATGAGAAACTACCTAATTTCATTTGACGCTTTCCAGCCAGAGAACAGAAAATGTTTAAGTGGGGCTCCCACGCAACACAAGATTTTTCTGCCGTTTTTATAGATAGTGTTTCGCTTTCATGTCCTCTCGTGTgcgaatccgactcgcactgAGCCGGCTTATCTCCTTTGCAACTTTCccgtaaaatattttacatgtaAATTATATGCACGTGCAAGTTTTCCGTACACGTGTAACGCAACATAACAGACTCATTAATATTTATGCCTTCGCAAATTAACGTTACTTTAATTAAAGATGAAAGTCGCTCACAGAATATCAAGTTTAaagcaaggatgatttatataggactagattttgcccgcggcttcgctcgcgttagaaagagacaaaaagcctatgttactctccatcccttcaactatctccactgaaAAAATCAAGtgcattcgtcgctccgttttgccgtgaaaaacggacaaacaaacagacacacacactttcccatttataatattagtatcgatttataatcttcatactaagaatcgtacctcattttttaacGCCACCTATATTACCTatataatattgatgatacCTACAGATTTATTTTTTCCAAATGTATCGACATGATAatatatcatgatattaaaaaataaagaaatgtgtcACTtgatcttataaaaaaaaaaacaaaaacacgcaaaaatatttcgggaaaatatgattttggccactaaACAGCGTCATCTAGTTTaaagcctaaaaagcccatacattcaggggtacgcttttttgtatcggttttgtcagtcccgtattatatcgttcttggtTTACAGAGTAAAATATTCTTAAGATTCACCTCTATCATAATCTAAAGTCATGGCTACACATTGTTTAGCTTGCACGTTACTTCCATTAAAGTCCTGCCTGAAGTTAGTACGTGGTACCAAACGTACATACAAACTTATCTAGTTTTACTTAGTGTAGATAAATAGAGGCTTCCAGGGTTACTAGCCatcgtcacaatcgcttacctTTCGTAGCGTCTTGTAGCTAACTCTGTCTATGGCTCTTCGTTTTAGTGCTCCCACGCTtaactggctgttataaatgttatataatattGTGTGACAAGGACAGCGCGATGCCACTGACATTACGGTTAAATTcggaaattgcggaatgctccatacaaacttccacccccccattttagggaagtggggggttataaagagacaaaaagtagcctatgtcactttctatCCCTTCAcatgtctccacttaaaaaaaatcacgttaatttgtcgctccgttatgccactaaagacggacaaacaaacagacacacacacacactttcctatttataatattaaaagatATACTATAGTaggtatagtatagtatggatttataaGTCAGTATGGGAGCACCATTAttgtcgcgacagagccagttgcgtttcaagctaggaacatactacgcggacgtccgcggtcgcgGTCCGGGCGTCCGCGTAGTcagaccgatcagtgtgcacggtcttcgggacgtggcttcggctgaccaaaacatccagcgagccagatttcgatccgACGTCCGTACGCTCAAGGCTacgtccacgaccgacgaccgatagtttgcacggttaagtgtatattcattgtctagatccgcgtccgcggtcgcgcgacggcggacgtccgcgtaatatGTTACTAGCTGTAATCGCCAGCAGCAGGCCTAGCagagtgacaatcgttgacgctacgcggcgatcgaaacgcattcTGACTCTGTCGATAGGGTTCACGAGTAAGGCATTGGTGACTGGTCTCACCGCGacctagtaagctatgagctatcggctataattatattatttatttatttgttagcctgttgtgtcccactgctgggcaaaggcctccctctctttCTTCCACGCGTCTCGGTTTAAGGCAATGTTTGGCCAATCTTTTCGAAAGACATCAAGATCGTGCCGCCATCTCCTTCGCGGTCTGCCGTCACGCCGCACTATGGTTGGTGTCCATTCGGTACTTTTCTTGGCCTACAGGTCGTTTGGCATGCGACAGATGTgtccggcccagtcccatttaagcttaGCAGCTGTCAGGGCTACGTCGGCTACTTTGGTTTTGGAGCGCAAGATGGAGTTTCTAATCCTGTCAGTCAGTTTGACACCAAGGATGCTGCGCTCCATCACCCTCTGGCAAACCTTGAGGGAAAGCTTTTGAGCATTagtcaaagaccaagtctggGCGCCGTAGGTCAGGATCGGAAAAATGCACATATCCATGAGTTTTCGTTTCAGCGATATGGGAAGGTCCCCCTTCATATATTCCTTCAAGGACCAGGCATTTTCGGTACGTCTTGCGACCTCCTTTTCTTGTCGTGCCTGGAAAGAGACTATTTGGCCCAGGTaaatgtacagtcgccatcagatatataagagcgcccgaggtactcaaaaatatctgaacacgcctctaacgcctaggcaatagaggcgtgttcagatatttttgagtacctcgggcgctcttatatatctgatggcgactgtactcaTGAATATATTCAATTCTTCCGCCGACAACTtgatgtatgttatttttaatgtgtttttgtacaataaagagttactactactactacttgaATCCTACATTTGGTACTGTTCGTCATTAGTTTGGTCTTTGACATGTTCATTTGCAATCCGATCTCGAGGATTACCGTGCTCAGCTGTTGGAGTATGCTTTCGAGTTCTGTTGCCGACGTTGAGAAAAGGACGATGTCGTCAGCAGAGCGAAGGTTTGTTAGCCGACTACCACCGACTTCAACACCCCTGTTCTCCCAGCCAGCCGCTAGCTTGCGGAAGGCGTGTTCCAAGGTCGAAGCAAATAATTTGAGAGACAGCGGATCACCCTGTTTGACGCCTTTATCTATTCTGAAAGTTAGCCCTGAATACTGtaattaaccgacttcttttaTGTTTGCAGTGCtcggctataaaaacgtacaaaagataatcactcccgtgtagcACTACGATGttgcggtgagctatcaaaatcgccgtgtctctttcatttgcacgggggtgcttatcgtTTGTTCGTTTtttaccgacttcaaaaaaggaggaggttctcaattcgactgaatgttttttttttttttttg
This genomic window from Leguminivora glycinivorella isolate SPB_JAAS2020 chromosome 1, LegGlyc_1.1, whole genome shotgun sequence contains:
- the LOC125233473 gene encoding uncharacterized protein LOC125233473, whose amino-acid sequence is MSKAFLKSKIDKGVKQGDPLSLKLFASTLEHAFRKLAAGWENRGVEVGGSRLTNLRSADDIVLFSTSATELESILQQLSTVCQRVMERSILGVKLTDRIRNSILRSKTKVADVALTAAKLKWDWAGHICRMPNDL